GTGCGCGGGACGCCGTCGAGCATCTTCTGGGACTCGGGCATCGGACGGTGCACCACATTGCCGGCCCGCCGGGATCGGTGCCCGCGAGCACCCGCCTGCACGCGTGGCGGGCCACGCTGCTCAGCCATGGCCTCACGCCGCCACCGGCGCCGCAGGGCGACTGGACCGCCGCCTCGGGATACCACGCCGGCCGGGGCCTGCTGGAGGACGAGAGTGTCACCGCGGTGTTCGCAGCCAACGACGAGATGGCGATGGGGCTGCTCGGCGCCGCCAGGGAGGCGGGCCGGCAGGTGCCCGACGACTTGTCCGTGGTGGGATTCGACGCGATCTCGCTGAGCGCGTACAGCATGCCGCCGTTGACGACCGTGCACCAGGACTTCCACCGCTCCGGGCAGGAGCTCGTCAGCCTCGTGCTGAGGCAGTTGCGTGAGCCGGGCAGCGTGCCACTCGATACTCGGGTCAGCCTTCCGGCGACGTTGCTGATCCGCGGGACGACAGGCCCGCCGCCCCGGTGAGGTGGCGTGGTCGGCTCACCTGCAGCCGAGCGGCGTGCGGGTGACTCAGATCTATCGGGTGGCCGACCCGGAAGGACCAGGAGCGTGCGCAGCAGCGGGCGATGCCGGCAGTCCGGCGCCGTCGAGCTGGTCCTCCAGGCTGAAGATCTCCGGCAACAGCTCGAACCCTTCGTCGGGGTTGCCCGGGTCGACGAAGAACCTCTCCATGCCCGCTTGCCACCGCGTGTTGACGGCGGTACGAGCCATCGCGGCCTGCGCGGCCTCGTAGTCGTCGGCCTCGAAGTGGCCCACCAGCAGACCGTCCGGGGCCAGATAGAGCTGGTAGTTGCGCCAGCCCGAGTCCCGCAGGGCCTCCAGCATCTCCGGCCAGACGGCGGCGTGCGCCTCGGCGTACTCGTCCAGCCGGTCGGGCCGGACCCGGTTGATGAAGCAGTAGCGGGGCATGGCGGTCCTAAAGCGTCGTGGCGGTCAGGTCGACACCGAGGGCGAGCTCGTCCACCGGGACGGCGCGGGCCTCGGCGAGTGAGACGTTACCGGCGATGCCGGTAGTCACCGCCCGCACCCCGTCGAGCACACCGGAGGCCCGGCCGAGCGGGTCGTCCTGCGTGCCCGGCTCGAAGATGTCCCGCAGCAGGATCGCATCCCCGCCGCCGTGGCCGCCGATGCCCTCGGGAATCGGCACCTCGCGCGCGGCCTCCCAATGGCGCTGGACGACGAGCCGCTCCCCCTTCGGCCGGACCTGGTCATCCTCGACCCCGTCCGGGGCGGCGGAGGGATCGACCACCGAGGCCTTGGCGACGAACCCGCGCTCGATCACCTCGAGCTCGGCCCGCCCCTCGGACCCGTTGACAGTCACCCGGTAGCCCTCCCAGGGGGCGTGCGCGTTGAGGGAGTAGGTCAGGAACGCCCCCGAGGTGTAATCCACGGTCAGTCCGAGGTTGTCCTCGATCGTGATGCCCGGGGCGAAGACGTCCTGGTCACGGACGTAGCCGTCGTGGACCTCGGCGTCGAGATACATCGCCTTCAGCTTCGGGTCCGCCGCGAGGTCGATCGACCACGGGTCGCCGGCGGCCGCGTCACGCCCCTTGGCCGGTCGCCGGCCCGCGGCGGCTGCACCTGCGCCGTCGGGCCCGTAGAACTTCAGGCCACCGGTGGCGTACACCCGTACGGGGGCTGCCCCGACCCACCAGTTCACGAGGTCGAAGTGATGGCTGGACTTGTGCACGAGCAGGCCGCCGGAGTTGGCCTTGTCGCGGTGCCAGCGGCGGAAATAGTCCGCTCCGTGCACCGTGTCGAGGGCCCACTCGAAGTGCACCGAGAGCACCCGGCCGATCTCGCCGTCGGCGATGATGCGGCGCAGCTCGGAGTTACGCGGGGCGTACCGGTAGTTGAACGTCATGACCAGGTCACGTCCGGTCTCCCGCATCGCCTGGGTGATGGTGCGCACCCCCTCAGCCGTCGTCGTCAACGGCTTCTCCACGACGACGTCCGCGCCGGCGCGCATGGCGCGCGAGACCAGGTCGGCGTGGGCATGATCGGGGCTGGTGACCACGACCCGGTCGACCTGCTGCTCGGCGATCATCCGCTCCAGGTCCGCCGGCTCATAGCGCGGGACATCCAGCGCGAGACCGGTGGCGTAGTGATCCGCGCGGGCCGGATTCGGCTCGCACAAGGCCACCACCTCACCCGCGTGGGCGTAGTCCTGGGTGAGGGCGTTGAGGTACATCCCGGCCCGGGAGCCGGTACCGGCGACGGCGTAGCGGCGGCGGTTGGTCATCGTGGACTTCTCCAGTGGTCGTCGATCGCGGGCGGCAGCGCGCCGCAGAGTTCAGGATAGCCGAGGAACCGGTTTCTCAGCAGGCCGGTGACCGAGGGGACACGAATACGTGGTCCGCGGCACCGGGCTGCCGCAGAACCACGCAGCGGTGTCGGTCCGGTCAGAAGTCCGGGCGGGCGCGGCGCGAGGCCACACCGACGATGGCGAAGGTGAGCAGCCCCGGGGCCAGGATCACCAGGAGCGCGTACATCCACGTGATGGTGACGCACAGCCCGACGGCGGTGAGCACCAGCACCGAGCCGACCGGGTCGGCCAGCGCGAGCCGGGCCCCTGCGGGCACGGCCGCCCGCCAGCTGCCCGGTTGCAGGCCGCGAAGCTCGATCGCGCGCACCAGCACCAGCACCAGCGTCGCCAGCCCGGCGATCGAGACGATGCGGATGACCTCGGCGCCGGGCAGGGCGGTGAACCGGGCGATGTCGAGATTGAGCACCAGGGCCGAGGCCAGGAGCAGCGCACCGGCGGCGAGGAGCCAGGAACCTCGCACCTGACGCGCGAAGTCGGCCAGCAGCTCTCGCACGGTGTCCGAGCGTCCCTCGAGGTGGCGGCGCAGATGCGTGACCCCTGCAGCCAGGGCGGCCGGCACGGTCAGCACGGGCAGGCACAGCACCAGGACCACCACGGCGGTCGACATCACCTCCGCGAACAGCGGCAACGCCGGCGGTCGCGGCGCCGACTCGTCCCAGCCGCTGCCCGTCCTCGACCGCGCGGGCGCGCTCACCCCTTCAGACCCTGGGTCGCCACGCCGTCGATGAGGTAGCGCTGGAACACGAAGAAGAAGATCATCACCGGGATCAGCGCCAGCACGGCCATCGCCACCTGGGCGCCGTAGTCGGAGGTGGTGGTCTGGTCCACGAACAACCGCAGCGCAACCGGCAGCGTGTACAGGTCCGGTCGCTTCAGGTAGAGCAGCGGCCCGAGGAAGTCGTTCCAGGAGGCGATGAAGGTGAAGATCGCCGCGGTGATCATCGCCGGCCGCAGCAGCGGAAGGATGATCGAACCGAACACCCGCACGTGGCCGGCGCCGTCGATCCTCGCCGCCTCGTCCAGCTCGCGCGGGATGCCCCGCAGGAACTGGATCATCAAGAACACGAAGAAGGCCTCGGTGGCCAGGAACTTCGGGATCAGCAGCGCGCCGAAGTTGTTGATCAGCCCCAGGTTCTGGAACAGGATGTACTGCGGGATGATCGTGACGTGGAACGGCAGCAGCATGGTGGCCACCATCAGCGCGAACCACACCTTCTTGCCGCGGTACTGGATGCGGGCGAAGGCATAGGCCGCCACCGCGGAGGAGGCCACCACGCCCACCACCGAGAAGACCGCGATGACCAGCGAGTTCACGAAGAACGTCCAGAAGGAGATCCCCGCGATCCCCGACAGTGCCGTGGCGAAGTTGTCCAGTGACCCGTTCTCCGGGATGAGGGTCACGTTGCCGATGATCTCGCTCGAGGGCTTGAGCGAACTCATGAACATCCAGGCCGCGGGGTAGAGCACGATCGCACTGACGGCGAGCATGCCGAGGTGGTAGACCACGCTACCGAGCCGGCTGCGCCGCTTGGCGTCCTTGCGTAGCCGGTGGCTGTCGTCACGGGAGGGCATCACCGTCTGCAGCGGCGCTCCGTCTGCCGCCGAGCCGCCCGGGAGCTGGGTGGTGGTCATCGCGAGTCTCCCTGGTAGTGCACCCACGCCTTGGAACTGCGGAACAGCAGGATCGTGATGAGCCCGACGGCGATCACGAGCAACCAGGCCATGGCCGAGGCGTAGCCCATCCGGAAGTCACCGAAGCCGCGGATGTAGAGATAGAGGGTGTAGAAGAGGGTGGATCCGGCCGGACCGCCGGTGCCGCCGGAGATGATGAACGCCGAGGCGAACACCTGGAACGAGCCGATGGTCTCCATCAGCAGGTTGAAGAAGATCACCGGGCTCAGCATCGGCAGCGTGATGTTGCGGAACTTGCGGATGCGGCCGGCGCCGTCCACCTCCGCTGCCTCGTACAGCTCGGTGGGGACCTGCTTGAGCCCTGCCAGGAAGATCACCATCGGACCGCCGAAGGCCCAGACGGCGAGCAGGATGAACATCGGCATCGTCATGTTCTGGTTGCCGACCCAGCCGCCGAGCTCGATGCCGAAGATCTGCAGGCTCCGGTCGACCACGCCGTCGTCGATGAACATGGCCTTCCACACGATCGCGATCGAGACCGATGCGGCGACGAGCGAGGGCGCATAGAACGCGGAACGGTAGAAGCCCAGACCCCGCCGGCGGGCGTTGAGAAGCATCGCCACCGCGAGCGCGGCTGCCAGCTTGATCGGGGTGCCGAGCAGCACGTAGAGCGTGGTGACCTTGATCGACTGGATGAACTGGGGGTCGGCAAACAGCCGCTGGTAGTTCTCCAGGCCGGTGAACTCGGGCGCCCCGAACAGGTCGTAGTCGGTGAACGACAGGTACAGCGACGCGATCATCGGCCCGAACGTCAGCGCGAAGAAGCCGGCCAGCCACGGCGCCATGAAGGCGTAGCCGGCCAGGGACTCGCGAAGGCGGGCCCGCCGGAGCGAGGGACGCTCTTCCACGGCGGCAGCGGAGGTGGTCGTGGTGGTGCTCACATCAATCCTCTCGGGTGCGGGTCGCCCCGCCCGGGGGCGGGGCGACCTCGAGCCGGGTCACATCAGCGGGCGCGGCTCAGCCCAGGGAGATCTCTGCCTCGGAGAACCACTGCGAAGCGAACTCCTCGACCGTGATGTTGCCGTAGCCGAGCTCCTCGGCGAGCCGCAGCCACTCCGCCTCGATCGAGCCGAAGCCCTGGGGCAGCACCGGGGTCGACTCGGTGATCTCGTCGGCCCACTCCTCCTCGTACCCGATCACCTGTGCATCGACGCCTTCGACGTCGAGCTGCGAGCGTGCGGTCTCGGTGGCGGGCACCCCGCGGGAGGTACCGAAGATCGCGCCCACCTCGGCGTCATTGGTGATGAAGTCGATGAAGGCGGCAGCCGCCTCCGGGTTCTCGGTGTTCGCGCCCGCCGAGAGCAGCATGGAGGGCTTGAAGAACTGGTTCCGATCGCCACTGGAGCCCACCGGCAGCGGCAGCATCTCGATGGTCTCGGCGCCCGAGTCGGCGAGGTAGCCGGCGAGGAAGTTGTCCCAGGAGAACTCGGTGGCAGCCTCGTTCGCGGTGAACCCGCCGAGCGGCTCGAGCTGGGTGGCGCGTTCGGCCGGGAGCATCTGATCGGCCTCGCGCAACGGCTGCACGAGGTTCAGCCAGTCGATGACATCCTGCTCACTGAAGGCGATCTCCCCGTCCTCGGTGAAGACCTCCTGGCCCTCCTGCACCAGGTGCTGCACGAACAGCCACAGCACGCCGGTGAAGTCACCGGTCCCGTAGAGCGTGGGATCCTCGCTCGCGCCGGCATCGGCGGCCTCAGCAGCCCAGTCCACGTACTCCTGCCAGGTCTGGTCCGCGCTCGGCGGCTCCATGCCCAGGGACTCCACGATCGCCGGGTTATAGAAGAGCGCGAGCGTGTTCGTGCTCTGCGGGATACCGAACTGCTCGCCACCGATCTGGCCCGAGGCGAGCAGCGAGTCCGGCATCTCGCTCATGTCGAGCTCGCCACCGACGTAGGGGGTCAGGTCGAGCAACTGACCACGCGAGCCGAACTCGCTGATGTAGCTCAGGTCCATCTGCAGCACGTCCGGCAACGACTGACCGGCCGCCTCGGTGGCCCGGGCGGTCCAGTAGTCCTCCCACGCCTGGAAGGCAGGCTGGACGGTGATGTTCGGGTACTCCTCCTCGAAGAGGTCGATCGCCTGCTCGTAGCGCTCGGCGCGGTCGTCGTTGCCCCACCAGGTGACCGTGAGGCTGATCTGCTCGTCCGGGTCGACGGTGCCACCGCTACCGGGCTCTCCGCCGTCGTCCGCTCCGCCGGAGCACGCCGCAAGGACGAGCGATCCTGCAGCTGCGACGGCGGCCACGGACGACAGTCGCTTCGTCTTGCTGAGTCTTGCTGAGTTCATCGAGGAGCCTCTCTGCTCGATCTTTGGGGGCCGCGGCTGTTCCGCCTATGGAAGACGACCCCGTCGTGAATCGTTACAAACGATCGCACACCAACTCGAGCTCTGCAAGCCTCTGGAAAGCGCCGTCCAGCTGTTCTCATCACGATTCGGTCACGTACGGAGGCGTTCGAATCGTTGTACTACCTGCAGACGCCGCCGGCGTGCACAGCACAGCGCCGGCCGAGGTGTGTCCACCTCGGCCGGCGCCGTCGTTGCAGGAGAGCCTCAGGGCATCGGCATCTGGGCGACGATCTCGCCTGTCGGTTCATCCGATCCTCCGACCGGCTCCACGGTGATCGCCATCGCGTCCGTGCTCAGAGCGGAGGCGTCCATCATCATCGTCGCCCCGCCGTCGTGCGCCGTGAAGACACCGGCACTAGAGGGCTCCCCGCCGACCAGCGTCCAGGCCTGGAACTGGTGGCCGGCATCGACGGCCGGGAGATCACGGAAGGAGACCGCGGCGGCGCCGTGGGAGCGGGAGATGAACAGGGCCACCCGCGGATCGCCGGATCCGCCGGCCGTCACCACCTCCAGGTCCCCGGAGTGCAGGATCTGCAGCAGCTCGGCGTCGGTGGTGGTCTCGATCGGCGCGACCTGGCGGGGCGGGGCGGTCTGCGGCCGGACTCCCCAGCCGAGGGCGACCACGGCCACCAGACAGGCCGCCGCCGCAACCAGGCGCCAGCGCCGGGCCGATTCGCGCCGGGCACGACGGCGACGGGCCGCCGCCTGCAGGTCGTCGGGCTCGGCGGCAGGCTCGGGCGTGGGCTCCGGCGCCACCGGGGGGAGGGGGCGGATCCGCTCGATACCCGCGAGCACCTGCTCGCGCAGCTCGGGGGGAGGCTCGACGGCACTGACGGGGGTGAGGTACTCGGCCGCCTCGCGCAGGGAGTCGACCTCGTCACGGCACACTGCGCAGTCGGCGAGGTGCTCCTCGAAGGCGGCGCGCTCGTCCTCGTCCACCGCATCGAGCACGTAGGCGCCGGTCAGCGCGTGGATGGATGCGTCGTCCGTCATCGTTCCTCCCCTCCGAAAAAGTCTCGTAGTCGTATCAGCCCGTCCCGTAGCCGGGTCTTCGCGGTCCCGAGCGGGATGTTGAGGATGCCCGCCACCTCGACGTGGGTGTACCCGCCGAAGTAGGCGAACTCGATCGCTTCACGTTGAGTCGCGGTCAGGGTGCGCAGGGCCCGCCGCACCCGGTCCGCCTCGAACCGGTCCACGACCACCTCGGAGACGTCGACGCTCTGCCTGGCCTCCCGTGCCTCGTAGAGCACGTGCCGGTTCTGTGCCGCCTGTGCGGAGCGGACCCGGTCGACCGCCCGGCGGTGGGCGATCGTGGTCATCCACCCCTGCACCGACCCCTTGCCCGGCTCATAACGCGCGGCCTGCTCCCAGTACTGGAGGTAGCAGTCCTGGGTGACCTCGGCGGCCTGCGAGGGATCCCTCACCACTCGCAGCACCACCCCGTACACCCGTGAGGACGTCGCGTCGTACAGCTCGGCGAAAGCCTGCGAGTCCCCCCGCGAGCTGCGGTGGAGCAACTCGGCGAGGTGATCGCCACCGGCCGAACCGGCGGTGCCGGAGGAGCTGGACTCCTCCGGCACCGGGTTGTTCGCTCTGATCATGTCGGTTCTATCCGAACGTCAGCGCCGGACTCACTCCGACGGCATCAGGACGCCGTCGATGATGTAGACGGTCGCGTTGGCGGTCTGCACGTTACCGCAGACGACCGAGGCGCCATCGGCACCGACGGTGAACTCCTCACCGGAGCCCTCGACGGTCAGCTCGGCCCCGTTGAGGGTCTCGAACGTACCGGCCAGGTCCTCAGGGGTGAGGGTCTCGGGCACCACGTGGTAGGTCAGGACCTCGGTCAGCAGGCCGCTCGGGTCGTCCTGGACGGCCTGGACGGTCTCCTCCGGCAGCGCCTCGAACGCGGCGTTGGCCGGGGCGAAGACGGTGATGCCCTCGGCGCTGTTCAGGGTGTCGCCCAGCTCGGCGAGGCCGACCAGCTCGACCAGCGTGGACAGCTCGGGGTTGTTGCTGGCGGCCGTGGCCACCGGGTCCTGGGCCATACCGTCGAAGCTGCCGGGGCCGTCCTCGGGGATGTCGGCACAGGCCGGTCCGAACTGAGCGCCCATCGCGCCCATGTCCTCGGACATCTCGTCATCGGTGGGCTCTTCGGCCATCTCGTCCTCGGTCATCTCTTCCGAGGTGGTGGGCTCGTCAGCGGCGGGAGCGTCGGCCGTCTCGTCGGCCTCGCCTCCCGAGCAGGCGGCCAGGGTGAGCGCGGCGGCCAGGGTGAGGGCCGGTGCATAGGTGCGGATCTTCACGGTCATACTCCTTGTGTCGGTCGACTGGAGGATCCAGCCGTCAGCGGTTGATCTGACATCTGGTATTCGGTGCGGGCGCCCGGGCGGATTGGTCGATCCACCCGAGCGCGCATTCGATTTCGGCGGCTACTCGACCATGAACGCGATCGAGTGCCATCCGCGGGCGCCGTCGGGAATGGGATCGGTGCGCTCGGCCACCTGGGTGGCTCCCGTCCCGTCCGTGGCACGCACCTGCACGTCGTGACGACCGGACCCGGTGCTGTCCCAGTCGAAGCGCCAGTGCCGCCACAGATCCACACCGGCGTCCGCGGCGAGCTCGGCCTGTTGCCACTGCCCGTCGTCGATGCGTACCTCGACGGCCTCGATGCCGCGCTGCTGCGCCCAGGCGACGCCGGCCATCGTCACGGTGCCGGCGGAGACCCGCTCGAGCGGGCCCGGCACGTCGATCCGGGTCTGGGTGAGCACCGGAGCGTCGGTGGCCCAGTCGCGTTCGGTCCAGTAGGCGACGTCACGCTCGTAGGTGGACAGGTCCATGCGGGTGATCCACTTGGCCGCCGAGACGAAGCCGAACAGGCCGGGCACGATCAGCCGGGCGGGGAACCCACGCTCGACCGGGAGCTGCTCGCCGTTGAGGCCGACGACGAGCATCGCGTCGCGGCCGTCCGTGGCCTCCTCGAGCGGGATGCTCATCGTCAGGCCGTCCGCGCTCTCGGTGAAGATCTGGTTGGCCTCGGGCTGCACGCCGACCCGGTCGAAGAGGTCCAGCAGCGGCACACCGAGCCACCGCCCGGTGCTGACGTAGGGCCCGCCGACAGGATTGGACACGCACGTCAGGGTGATCCAGCGCTCGACCAGGGGCATGTCCAGGATGTCCTGGTAGCTCAGCGTGAGGGGCTCATCGACGAGCCCCCCGATCGGCAACGACCAGGTGCCGACGTCGATCCGGGGGGTGCTCAGGGCGATGTCGACGCGGTAGAAGTCAGGGGAGGCCGTGCGGAACGGAGTGATGCCGGGGACGTCCAGCTCCACGCCGTCAGGTAGGGGTTGCGCCGGATCGCTCGGCTCCGGGAGCGCGCGATCACGACCGATCGCGTCGTCACCGCGCAGGCCCGAGAGCAGGACACCGCCACCGACGCCGGCCGCGGCCAGCGCCGCCGGGCCACCGATCAGCACTCCGCGCCGCGTCGGCACGAACCGGCCGGCACGCACGCGAGGACTGTCCAGCGGGGACACCGGTGCAGCGGTCTGAGCGATCTGATCGGGCTGAGTGGGCTGAGTGGGCTGATCTGACTGAGCGCTCGGCGCGCCAAGCACCCCTGCGCGCACCCACAGCATCCCGGCCACCGCGACCAGACCGGTCGCCACCGCCGGTAGCACCGCGAACAACTCCGGCGTGCGGCTCAGCGCTGCCGCGGCCGCGATCGCTGCCAGCGCCACCAGGCCTGCCACAGCGACCCACCGACGGTGGTAGGCCAGCGTGCCCAGAACCGCCGTGATCAGCACCAGCACCACCGCCATCCCCGCCAGCAGCACCGGCTTGTCGGCGTTGCCGAAGGTCTGGACGGCGAACTCCTTGACCGGCGTCGGTGCGGCGTCGATGGCGACGCTCCCTACCGCCAGCAGCGGCGAGGCCGCCGGGGTGGTCAGGGCAGCGACAGTGTGGCCCACTCCCAGCCCTGCCGCGGCTGCTACGACGCCGGTGAGCGCGCGCAACCAGGCAGGTGGGGTGGGCCGGGCGGATCGTCGACCGCGGGTGCGTTCCATGGGAACGGTTCGTAGCGGCGCCCCGGGCGGATGGGTGCGGGGGCTGTTATGTTGCCAGCGGAAGGGGGAGGGGCCATGACCGAGGATGCTGCGATCACCGGCGAGCTGGAACGCCTGCGCGAACAGGTCACGAGGCTGGAGACCATGGCGCTGCGCGCCTGGTGTGCTGTCACGGCGTCGCTGGTGTGCGCCGGTGTGCTCCTTCCGCTCGGCACCGAGGTCCGTGCCGTTGGTGACTCCGGCGAGGAGGAGACCCGGTACCTGGTCCTGACCACCGGGTTCATCTTCCTGGAGGCCGCACGCACCGGGGAGGGCGGCGACGTGGCGCTGGCAGCGCTGATGGCGGTCGGCTTCCTCGGCCTGCTGCTCGTGGCCCTCGGCTGCCTCGCCGGCCTTGTCCTCATGGCACAGCGCTCAGCCTCCCAGCGCGCGGCCACCACATTCCGGGTGTTGATGTGGCTCGGACTGATCGGAGCGGGCGTGACCGTGATCTTCAGCGGGCTGTTCGTGTCCGCCGAGACGGCGGCCGGCGCCGGCCCGGGCGGGCTGGTCCTGCTGGCCGGGATGGTCGCGTTCGCTCTCCTGCTCCGGCCCGGCGCACGGGCGCTCTGGCAGCACGGCCGGTGACCGGCCGGCACCGGGCACACACGGCTCAGAGCCCGATCTCGCGGCTCCCGACGGCGGCCCACGCCTCGCGTTCGCGGGGGTCCGGTGCGTAACGCCGTAGTTCCAAGCCGCGGGCGCCGACCTCGCGCAGGGCGCTCAGGTCGCCGGTGAGGACCCCGGCCGCCCGTGCCTGCACCAGCACGTTCCCCAGCGCCGTCCCCTCCTCGGGGCCGGCGACGACCGGGAGACCGGTGGCGTCGGCGGTGGCCTGGCACAGCAGCGTGTTCTGCGACCCACCGCCGACCACGTGGATGACGTCGATGTCCTTGCCGCAGAGACGCCGGGCGTCGTCGATCGCCCGGCGGTAGGCCACCGCGAGGGAGTCGATGACGCAGCGCGCCACCTGGGCGGGCGTCTGTGGCACCGGCTGCCCGGCGGACTCCGCGTGGGCGGCGAGCCGCGCCGGCATGTCCCCCGGTGGCAGGAAGTCGGGGTGGTCGACGTCGACGATCGTCCGGCGCGGCTCCTCCTCGGCGGCTGCCTGCAGCAGCGGCCCGATCGGCACACCCTGACCGCGCTCGTCCCAGAGGCGCTGCGACTCCGAGAGCACCCACAGGCCCATCACGTTGCGCAGGTACCGGACGGTGGCGTCCACCCCGCGCTCATTGGTGAAGTTTCCCTGCCGGCTGGCCTCGGTGAGGACGGGCTCGTCGAGCTCGACCCCCACCAGGGACCAGGTCCCGGAGGAGATGTAGGCGAAATCGGTGCCGGCCGCGGGTACCGATGCCACCGCGGAGGCGGTGTCGTGCGAACCGACGGCGTACACCGGCACCGGCCCCAGGCCGGTGCGGCGCTGGATGTCCTCGCTCAGTACGGCGATCCGGTGGCCCGGCTGGACCACCGGCGGGAACAGCCCGGCCGGGATACCGAGCCGGCCCATCAGGTCCGCCGACCACTGGCCGGTGCGCTGATCCAGCAGCGCGGTGCTGGAGGCGTTCGTGTACTCGCTCACCCGGGCGCCGGTGAGCCAGTAGGCGAGCAGATCCGGCAGCAGCAGCGCCTGGTCGGCACGAGCCCACAGCAGGCCCCGCTGTTCGGCGGCCAGCTGGTAGATCGTGTTGAAGGGCAGATGCTGCATCCCGGAGACGGCGTAGAGATCCGCCGGCGGGACGCTCGCGTGAACCTCGTCGATCACCGCCTCGGTGCGCGCGTCGCGATAGGCGACCGGCTCGGCGAGCAGGCGACCCTCCGCGTCCAGCAGGCCGTAGTCGACCGCCCAGGTGTCGATGCCGATGCCGGTGAGTGGCCCGGCCTCGCCGGCCGCCCGAACCCCCTCCAGGATGTGGGCGAACAGGGCGCTGAGATCCCAGCGCAAGGTTCCGCCGTCGTCGGGCGCGGCAGCGTTGGGGAACCTGGCCACCTCCCGCAACCGGACGCCGTCGGCGCCCACCTCCGCGCGGATCACCCGCCCGGAGGTGGCGCCCAGATCGACCGCCGCGAAGGCTGCTGGGACGGACATCAGCGCAGGAACGCGGCCGCCACCCCGGAGTCGACCGGGATGTGCAGACCGGTGGTCTGGCTGAGGTCGCCGCCGGTGAGGGCGAGGACCGCGGCGGCCACGTGCTCGGGCAGCACTTCACGCTTGAGCAGGGTGCGCTGGGCGTAGTACTGGCCCAGCTCCTCCTCCTTGACGCCGTACACCGCGGCCCGCTTGGCGCCCCAGCCGCCGGCGAAGATGCCGGAGCCGCGG
Above is a window of Ruania suaedae DNA encoding:
- a CDS encoding L-rhamnose mutarotase, with amino-acid sequence MPRYCFINRVRPDRLDEYAEAHAAVWPEMLEALRDSGWRNYQLYLAPDGLLVGHFEADDYEAAQAAMARTAVNTRWQAGMERFFVDPGNPDEGFELLPEIFSLEDQLDGAGLPASPAAAHAPGPSGSATR
- a CDS encoding Gfo/Idh/MocA family protein; protein product: MTNRRRYAVAGTGSRAGMYLNALTQDYAHAGEVVALCEPNPARADHYATGLALDVPRYEPADLERMIAEQQVDRVVVTSPDHAHADLVSRAMRAGADVVVEKPLTTTAEGVRTITQAMRETGRDLVMTFNYRYAPRNSELRRIIADGEIGRVLSVHFEWALDTVHGADYFRRWHRDKANSGGLLVHKSSHHFDLVNWWVGAAPVRVYATGGLKFYGPDGAGAAAAGRRPAKGRDAAAGDPWSIDLAADPKLKAMYLDAEVHDGYVRDQDVFAPGITIEDNLGLTVDYTSGAFLTYSLNAHAPWEGYRVTVNGSEGRAELEVIERGFVAKASVVDPSAAPDGVEDDQVRPKGERLVVQRHWEAAREVPIPEGIGGHGGGDAILLRDIFEPGTQDDPLGRASGVLDGVRAVTTGIAGNVSLAEARAVPVDELALGVDLTATTL
- a CDS encoding carbohydrate ABC transporter permease gives rise to the protein MTTTQLPGGSAADGAPLQTVMPSRDDSHRLRKDAKRRSRLGSVVYHLGMLAVSAIVLYPAAWMFMSSLKPSSEIIGNVTLIPENGSLDNFATALSGIAGISFWTFFVNSLVIAVFSVVGVVASSAVAAYAFARIQYRGKKVWFALMVATMLLPFHVTIIPQYILFQNLGLINNFGALLIPKFLATEAFFVFLMIQFLRGIPRELDEAARIDGAGHVRVFGSIILPLLRPAMITAAIFTFIASWNDFLGPLLYLKRPDLYTLPVALRLFVDQTTTSDYGAQVAMAVLALIPVMIFFFVFQRYLIDGVATQGLKG
- a CDS encoding carbohydrate ABC transporter permease — encoded protein: MAPWLAGFFALTFGPMIASLYLSFTDYDLFGAPEFTGLENYQRLFADPQFIQSIKVTTLYVLLGTPIKLAAALAVAMLLNARRRGLGFYRSAFYAPSLVAASVSIAIVWKAMFIDDGVVDRSLQIFGIELGGWVGNQNMTMPMFILLAVWAFGGPMVIFLAGLKQVPTELYEAAEVDGAGRIRKFRNITLPMLSPVIFFNLLMETIGSFQVFASAFIISGGTGGPAGSTLFYTLYLYIRGFGDFRMGYASAMAWLLVIAVGLITILLFRSSKAWVHYQGDSR
- a CDS encoding ABC transporter substrate-binding protein, with the translated sequence MNSARLSKTKRLSSVAAVAAAGSLVLAACSGGADDGGEPGSGGTVDPDEQISLTVTWWGNDDRAERYEQAIDLFEEEYPNITVQPAFQAWEDYWTARATEAAGQSLPDVLQMDLSYISEFGSRGQLLDLTPYVGGELDMSEMPDSLLASGQIGGEQFGIPQSTNTLALFYNPAIVESLGMEPPSADQTWQEYVDWAAEAADAGASEDPTLYGTGDFTGVLWLFVQHLVQEGQEVFTEDGEIAFSEQDVIDWLNLVQPLREADQMLPAERATQLEPLGGFTANEAATEFSWDNFLAGYLADSGAETIEMLPLPVGSSGDRNQFFKPSMLLSAGANTENPEAAAAFIDFITNDAEVGAIFGTSRGVPATETARSQLDVEGVDAQVIGYEEEWADEITESTPVLPQGFGSIEAEWLRLAEELGYGNITVEEFASQWFSEAEISLG
- a CDS encoding anti-sigma factor; the encoded protein is MTDDASIHALTGAYVLDAVDEDERAAFEEHLADCAVCRDEVDSLREAAEYLTPVSAVEPPPELREQVLAGIERIRPLPPVAPEPTPEPAAEPDDLQAAARRRRARRESARRWRLVAAAACLVAVVALGWGVRPQTAPPRQVAPIETTTDAELLQILHSGDLEVVTAGGSGDPRVALFISRSHGAAAVSFRDLPAVDAGHQFQAWTLVGGEPSSAGVFTAHDGGATMMMDASALSTDAMAITVEPVGGSDEPTGEIVAQMPMP
- the sigK gene encoding ECF RNA polymerase sigma factor SigK: MIRANNPVPEESSSSGTAGSAGGDHLAELLHRSSRGDSQAFAELYDATSSRVYGVVLRVVRDPSQAAEVTQDCYLQYWEQAARYEPGKGSVQGWMTTIAHRRAVDRVRSAQAAQNRHVLYEAREARQSVDVSEVVVDRFEADRVRRALRTLTATQREAIEFAYFGGYTHVEVAGILNIPLGTAKTRLRDGLIRLRDFFGGEER
- a CDS encoding fasciclin domain-containing protein, which produces MTVKIRTYAPALTLAAALTLAACSGGEADETADAPAADEPTTSEEMTEDEMAEEPTDDEMSEDMGAMGAQFGPACADIPEDGPGSFDGMAQDPVATAASNNPELSTLVELVGLAELGDTLNSAEGITVFAPANAAFEALPEETVQAVQDDPSGLLTEVLTYHVVPETLTPEDLAGTFETLNGAELTVEGSGEEFTVGADGASVVCGNVQTANATVYIIDGVLMPSE